The genomic DNA GCCAGCAGGAAGGAGAGCCGCGCCGGTTGGCGACGGGTCCGGACCAGCGCCAGCTGGGCCACCCGCCGGGCCGGCCGGGAACCGACGGCGGGGACCGACAGCGGGGCGATGGCCGCCGCGAGCGCGTCGCGGGCCCCCGACGACGCCACGGCGTCGCTCCCGGCAGCGGCTTCCACGCCTCCTGCGGTCGGGTCCGCGTTCCCGGCGGCCGGCACGTCCCCGGCGGCGGCCCCCGTCTCCCCATCGTCCGTCGGGTCCACGGGGTCCGTGTACCAGTACGCCGTCGCGACCCGCGTGGCGACGGCGCCGAGGCCGGCGACGGCGAGTGGGCCGCCGACCGCGACCGCCGCGGCCCGCGCGAACGACCAGCCCACGGGCGACCCCGCGACGAGCAGGTCCGCCACCCACCCCGGCGGGAGGGCGGCGAGGACGGCCACGTCGACCGGGATGCCGATGGAGCTCAGCTGGAAGGCCATGTAACCGCCGAAGAAGCCGACGACGAGGACCCCGCCCAGCACGGTCTTGTGGCGTGCGACGAACGGGACCTGCGCGATGATCAGCGCCGCGGTCCACCCCAGCGTCACGCCCACGGCGACCGCCGTCGCGAGGAAGCAGGTGATGGCGAACGGGACCGCGACCAGCGGGACGAGCGCGCCCGTCGCGTACACGAACGCGCCCGTCAGCACGAGCACCGGGACGGCGACCAGTGTCAGCGCCCGGAGCGTCTCGGCGACGACCAGCCCGACCGCCGCGGTCCGCGCGGAGACGGTGGTCAACACGAGCGCCTCGGCGTCGACGCGGTCGTACAGCGAGATCGCCCGCTGGCCGACGATGAACGTCAGGAACAGCCAGAACAGCGCCAGGTTCCCCCTGGCGCCGTCGCCCACCCCCAGCCCGGAGAAGTCCTCGACCACGGACACGAGGAGGTAGACGCCAAGCGAGAGCGCCAGCAGCCCGAACAGCGCCCCGAAGCCGTAGATGGCAAGCCGGGCCCCATCGGCGCGCGTCGCCCGTACGGAGCGACGCCACTCCACGAGCCCGACCCGGAGCGCGTGGCCGAACCAGCCCGACTCAGCCATCCGTGCGGCCCTCGGCCTCTGCAGTCGTCGCCCGGTCCGTCGCCCCGCCGGCGCCCTCGCCCGCGGCGGGGTCCTCAGCGGTCACCTCGAGGAACACCTCCTCGAGGGTCCGGTCGCCGGTCCCGTCGCCCTCGGCACGGCGCTTCAGCTCGGACGGCGGGCCCTCCGCGACGAGCCGCCCGTCCGCGAGCACGCCCACCGTGTCGGCGTGCTCGTCGACCACGGGGAGGACGTGTGTCGAAAGGAACACCGTGGTCCCGCCGTCGGCGAGCCGGTCGAGCGTGTTCCGGAGCGCCCGGGCGGCCCGCGGGTCCAGCCCGTTCGTCGGCTCGTCGAGGAACAGGACGGGCGGCTCGTGGAGGACCGCCTGGATGAACCCCAGCTTCCGTCGCATCCCGCTGGAGTAGCCCTCGATCCGCCGGTCGAGCGCGTCGAGGTCGAGCAGGTCGGTCAGCTCGGCCACCCGGTCGCGGACCCGGTCATCGGGGAGGTCCCGGAGTCCGGCCACGTAGGTCAGCTGCTCGCGCCCGGTCAGCTCGTCGTACAGCGGCGGCTCCTCGGGGAGATAACCGATGCGCGCGGCGACGGCGTCGCGGTCCGTTACGTCGGCCCCGGCGACGGTGGCCGTCCCGCTGGTCGGCTCGGAGAGCGTCGTCAGCAGGCGCATCGTGGTCGTCTTCCCGGCCCCGTTCGGGCCGAGGAAGCCGTACACCGTCCCCTCGGGAACCGAGAGCGACAGCGACTCCAGGGCGGTCACCGACCCGTATCGCTTCGTGAGGTCGGTCGTCTCGATGGCGTGGGTGGAGGACATTCGACTCGCGGGGATTGAACGGGTGTTCACGTAAAGTCACACCCTGGTTCTCGGCGCCAGAGCGACAGGTCTACCCTCGCGCACCCACCACGGCGAGCCATGCAAGGTGAACCGGAGGTGGCGGTCCTCCGACTCGGCCACCGCCCGGGCCGTGACGACCGGATGACCACCCACGTCGGCCTCACCGCGCGGGCGCTGGGGGCCGACCGCGTCGTCCTTCCCGACGAGGCGACCGGCCCCGCCGACACCATCCGCGATATCACGGGCCGCTTCGGCGGTCCCTTCGAGGTCGAGGTCCGCGAGGACTGGCGGCCCGTCCTCCGTGACTGGCCCGGGGTCGT from Haloglomus litoreum includes the following:
- a CDS encoding ABC transporter ATP-binding protein, with the protein product MSSTHAIETTDLTKRYGSVTALESLSLSVPEGTVYGFLGPNGAGKTTTMRLLTTLSEPTSGTATVAGADVTDRDAVAARIGYLPEEPPLYDELTGREQLTYVAGLRDLPDDRVRDRVAELTDLLDLDALDRRIEGYSSGMRRKLGFIQAVLHEPPVLFLDEPTNGLDPRAARALRNTLDRLADGGTTVFLSTHVLPVVDEHADTVGVLADGRLVAEGPPSELKRRAEGDGTGDRTLEEVFLEVTAEDPAAGEGAGGATDRATTAEAEGRTDG